In the genome of Mucilaginibacter sp. 14171R-50, the window CCCAATGTTCTTTAAGCCGTGGATCGACATCTAATATCAGATGGAAGCCCTTTTCAGATGCCTTTTGCTGCAGGCCAGAACACACCTTATGTAGTAAAACCGGCAGGTGTACAGGTATGGCCTCTAACACTATTTTATCATTTTCTCCTTTGTTGTAATCTAATATATCGTTAACTAATGTCAATAAGCTAACCGCCGAAAACTCCAGTATATCGAGGTTCTCAGTTTGCTCCGGAGTAGCTGTGTCTTTAATAAGGCTGGTCATGCCAATAACGGCGTTTAATGGCGTCCGCAACTCATGCGACATGGTTGAAAGAAATACCGACCGCGATTCGGCAAGCGCTTTTGTTTCGGCAATAGTAGCCTGTAGCTGTTTGTTCAAAATTTCTTTTTCGGCCACATTATCCCTAAAGGCACGGTAAAAAAGGTAATGGATAAGTACAATGGTTATAAAGTTCAAAACAACGATTATTTCGAAGCCTGGCGAAGGTAGTTCGCGGCTTATGCCATCCAGGTACCATTTACTCCTGTCGGTAATCAGCAAGTAGTACATAACCGGGGCGATAGCAAAAAAGCTGTATATAATGGCGTGACGGCTATTGATGAGATAATACCCCACAAAAGTTATCATAAATACAAACTGTAATGTAACCAGGTTAAGGCTTTGACGGATGACAATGAGGTTTACCCAAATGCCCACCAGCCCTATCAATATCATCAAATGGGCTATAACGTCGATATCATCAGGGCGGTACAGCAAATATTTGAGCAAACCGGCGTATAAAACAAATACAATAATTATGCGGTAAAGATGTGCCGGTTGTATGCCGTGATAAACTAAAGGTAGTATTATGGCTATTTTTAGCAGGCTAAGCAATAAAATGGTACACACTATTTTTATCCTTGCCCGCTTTAAATTGTCGGGTTGCAAGGCCAATACCTTTTTTATCGAGAAATTAAAAAAAGGCACAGAAATATCCATGGTAACAGCAATTAATATAGGTTTGCTTATGAAGCTAATTTACCAAAACATTTTAATAAATATTGCCCTACAGTACTGTTAAATGTATATAACGGGTTATTTTATGATGAAAAATCGTTCGATTAAACTGAACAGTAATTTAATTAACCTATAGTGCTGTTCTCAGCTTTAGCAACACTACATTCTCTACATGCTGTGTGTGCGGAAACATATCTACAGGTTGTATCCTCACTACATCATACTTCTCTTTCAGCACTAATATATCCCGGGCCTGGGTAGCGGCATTGCAGCTCACATACACAATTTTGCCGGCCTCGATTTCCATTAGCCGGGCAACCACCTCTGCATGCATGCCTGCACGGGGCGGGTCGGTGATGATCACATCGGGCTTGCCATGCGCGGCAACAAAACCATGCACCAACACATCTTTCATATCACCGGCGTAAAATTTGGTATTAGTAATATTATTTATCTGTGAGTTTACCTTTGCATCTTCAATAGCCGATGGCACATACTCTACCCCAACCACCTCGCGCACATGGCCTGCAATAAAGTTCGCAATGGTCCCCGCCCCGGTGTAAAGATCGTAAACCAGTTCATTGCCATTAAAGTCTGCAAAATCGCGGGTTATTTCGTACAGGCGCAGGGCCTGAATAGAGTTTGTTTGATAAAAGGATTTCGGCCCAACCCTAAAGCGCACCACAGCACCATTGGCAGCGGGCATCTCCTCGTGGATAAACTCGGGACCTTTCCATGCTACAACCTCCTGATCAAAAATGGTGTCGTTCATTTTTTGGTTGAGGATGTATAACAGCGATGTTATCTGCGGGAACGCGGCATCAACATAGTTCATTAACAGATTTACCTGCTCCTGGTCCGCGTGAGCAAAAACGACGATAACCATAATTTCGCCGGTTGACGAGGTGCGGATAATGAGGTTACGCAAAGCGCCGGTATGCTGGCGCACATCGTAGTAGCTAATGCCGTTTTGTTTGGCAAATGCATTAATGCTATTACGCAGATCGTTTGATGGCTCGGCCTGCAGGTAGCAATGGTTAATATTCAATATCTTATCAAAGCGGCCGGGGATATGAAAACCCAGGGCGTTCATATCCAGGATTTCATCTTCGCGGTTCTCACCATCGTAAAGCCAGCGTTTGTTGCTGAAGGTATACTCCAGTTTATTGCGATAATAGCGGTCAGCCGGTGATGGTACAATCGCCTCCATGTGCCCCACATCTATTTTGGCAATGCGGGTTAGCGCATCGTGCACGGCCTTTTGTTTAAATTTTAGCTGCGCCTGATAAGTCATGTGCTGCCATTTACAGCCGCCGCAGGTACCAAAGTGTTCGCAAAATGCCGGCACACGGTATTCTGATGGCTTGATGAGTTTGATGATCTTGGCTTCGCCGAAGCTTTTTTTGCTACGGTAAACCTCTACATCTGCCACATCGCCGGGAACGGCTTTTTCAATAAACAGCACAAAATCTTCGGCTTTGCCAACCCCTTTGCCTTCTTCGGCAATGTCAATTACGCTTACGTTCTCAAAGAACTTAGGTTTTTTTGCAGATCTACTCATCAGGCTGCAAAGGTAAATCTATTTTATAATTTTCAGAACGCGGGTTTTGACTGAAGCGTCAGGCAATTTCCATTACTACAGGTGCTGTTATTATTTTAAGTGTTTTGCTGTATTTATATTGCATCTTATTCACATACATTTCAAATGTGATACCGCCGGCCATAAACAGCTTTTTATGCGCATACCATACCAGGCACGATGTTGCATAAAAGAAGTATTTATAAGCAACCTTGCGCCACGCCTTTGAAAATGCCGACTTTCCTTCAAAGATTATGGCCAGCCGCTCTGTTTGAAAAACGATATGCGGCGCTTCGTCAATTAAGATGTCTGTACATATCTCTTTAAGCAGACGGCAGCCGGTGGCATGTTTAAGCGCCTGGTAAAATATTTGCGCGGTGCTCTCTACGACAATAACCGCCAGCGTCCATATTTCCATGCTGGTATTAAAATAACGCACCTTGCGGAACAGCGTATCGCCCCAGTTATGTTTTATACGCTTTTGTCCAATTTTGTCTATATACCTGCCCAGGTTATACCCGTGCTTTTGCTCCTCTTTTATAAAAAGTTTAACAGCATCAACATAATCAGGATCGCCCAGGCGGTATGCATACCGCGTCGAGGCCGCTATCAGGTGTTGGCCTTCAGAGGTTTCGCCCAACTGCCAGGCCTGTAACGATGGAAGTACGGTGGCTATCTCGTCCTGCGTTATGGTCGGCGCCAAGGTCCAGTTCACTCTTTTATGGCGGGCGTTTTCCTTGAAATACCTTATCCAATAATCACTTGTATGCATAGTTTTTAATGTTTAGCGTTTTTAGACAAAGAGGCGCGATACGTCGCGCCCCTTTGGTTATTACTGTTTGTCCCAGTTGATCTTGCGCGAGAAATACATGAGCAGCCCCGTAATGATGAAGAGTGCTATACTGCCTATCATAAGTGCCAGGTCTTCTAATTGTATGATGACGAAAATAAAGACGTAGATGATGGATAGTATCAGCGCAAATAGCGCGGCCGCGCCTTTATTTTTGAGTAGCGAGGCAATGAAAACCGATACCAGCCCTATTGTGGCTATGGATGCAATTAAATAGGCTGCATTATAACCAACCTGCTCAGAGAACGAAAGCAACAAGGTGTAATAAATGATCATGGCAGCGCCTATCAGTATGTAGTTGAACGGATGGATCCTGTTCTTACGAATAACCTCGGTGAGGAACAACGACACAAACGTTAACAGCACGATAAGTATGGCGTACTTACTGGTACGGGTTATCTTCTGGTATTGGTCAACCGGCAGGCGCAGCTTTACACCAAATGATGCATCGCCAAGCTTACTTTTGTCGGTAAGCAAGTTGTTATCAACCACCCATTGCTGCGGATACGGGCGGTTGTAATACAGCATGCGCCATTTTGCGTGGAAACCGCTGGTATCTACTGTGCGGGTATCTGGCAGGTAACGCCCGTCGAAACTTGGCGACGACCAGTTGCCTGCCACTTCAACATCGGTGGTTTTACCAAGATGCAAAAAGTGCAGTTCCTGGCTGCCTTTCAGATCCAGCGTGTAATCAAAAGTAAAAGCGCCGTTTGCAACATTGGTTAAATTCAGGTTAGCCTGCAGGCCGCCGTTAAATAAAGGGTGAGCGTTAAAAGATGGCTCGGCATTGAGCTGCTGGCCGGCAGCAGTTACCATCGGATTATTTTTAAGGCCTTTCAGGTCTGATATGCTGAACTCCAGCCTTGCCTTATCCAGCAGCAATTGTTCGGGCACTAACGAGAGGCTGCCAAGTTCGGCCCTGCCAAAGTTACCTGCAATTTTTATTGAGGAATTGTAAACCACAGTTTCGAACATTCCCCGGTGTAATTTCTCGGGCCTTATATCGGCTTTTACCTTTAAATTTTCCGGCAGGATGTATAAATTCTCTATTACATCCCGCGTAGTTTCTTTTTTATCACTATCAGTATATTTTATGGTTTTGCGATAAGGTATAACCAGCACGGGGCCTTTTATGGTTTGGCTGCCCGACCACGTATCGGCTATGTTCTTCGCCATTTCATCCTGTCGTTCGGCGCGCTCGCGGATAAGGCTGTCAATTAATGATGATGGGATAAGCAGCACCAAAATTAAAAAGCCAATAAAAACTAATTTAACAGTGATCGACTCCTTGAGCCAATTCATAATGCCTTTTAAGGCCAACGGTTCTTCTTGTATCATTTGGATTTATTAAAAGTACTTTGAATTGCAAAGTGATTATGTAAAAAAATATAGCTATAACAATTTCTGATTTTTTATGATCTGCTCTAAAGCATTAAGGTGCTGCTTAAAGGCTTGCCTGCCTTTATCACTTGCCTCGTAATTAGTATTAGGCTTGCGCCCTAAAAATGATTTATGCACAGTAATATATTCTTCTTTTTCTAAAGCCTTCAGGTGCGATGCCAGGTTACCATCGGTGGTATCCAGCAGCTCCTTTAGCGAATTGAAATCGTACCGGTCGTTAACCATCAGCACACTCATTATTTGCAAACGCAGCCTGTTCTCAAACGCCTTATCAAGTTTTTCAAATGGAACTTTCACCAATATTATTTTTAATATACCGTAAAAATTAAGCCTATAACAACTTAAGATTTACTATCATATTTTAAGTACATAATGCTGCCGTAAACAATGTGCAATATACCAAACCCCACGGCCCAAAAAAGCAAACCATAACCCGGTAGTAATGCGGCAAACAAACCTAATACAATTTCGCAAATGCCTAAGTACTTAACATCCTTAAAAGTAAAATTACTTGCATTTATGAGCGCCAGGCCGTAAAATATTAACGTTGCTGACGCTACAATGCCTACATAGCCGCGGCTTATTAAAATAAGTATCAACGCGCCGCCCGCTATCAGGGGTACAGCCATGTTAAATAATATCTGCCGGCTGCTGTTGCCCCACATTGGTTGATTTTTCTTTTTGGCGTTACGCATGGTAAGCACCACACAGGTTGCCACTGATGCTATCAGCACAACCAAAGCGATAAGTATTAAGGTGTATAAGTCGGCGGCGGAACGGCCCTGATCAGTAATTACATACTCGCGGTAGTTATAAAACCCGCCGGAGCCATAAATGATACTATAGGCAAGCCCGGCACCTATTAACGCGTAAATACCCGCCAGCACACCGCTAAGGCCGCTAAGCGAAATAAATTTTGAGGAGCGCTCCATCATGCTGCGGATAGATGTAAGCTCGTCTTGTATTTCGTTTTGTTTCACTTAAAGTACTTTGTTATTCAAAGTAAGTTATTAAAAGGGGAACTTCCAAATAATATTATCAAAAAGTTAAACCTGAATTGCGGCCTTTACCAGGTAGGGCAATATTTCTTTCTGAAACGACACGAAATTTTTCCGCACGTCGCTATCGCTTACTGAGGTGAATGCGAAGCTGAATACAATGCTTTTGCTGCATTTGATGAGGAAACGGATGCGCTGTTGATAGGTTTCGTGTTTGCGGATGCCGGCCAGTTGGGTAAAAGAGTGCACCAGCAGTTCTTCCAGTTCGTTAGATAAGTTCTTCAAAAAATCCTGCGAGTTGGTGCTCTCGCGGATAAAGTCCCAGCCGATAAACTCATTACAAACAGTGTATGATAGCCGGCAGGTTTTCATGATGAGGTTGCTCAAATGTGCTTCCTCATCCATATCAGGGGTGTTGGTGTTTATCAGTTCGTCAACGCTCACCTTGATGTAGTCCATCAGTAAAACATGCAGAAGCGCTTCCTTACTGTCAAAATACTTGTATATGGTAGCCTTCGCGATCTTAGCCCGTTTGGCGATCTCGTTCACACTGGTTTTGTGGTAACCGAATTTGCGGAACAGATCCTGCGCTGCCCGCTTAATGCTATCTTTAATTTTATCGGCTTCCATTGGTCAATTTGAAACAAATATCTCAAATTGCGTGGTATTTACAACGTACGACCTGAGATATTTGGTAGCAGGGGCTTTTACCGGGCTCCCGTCTGATAGCGAGAACTTTGATCCGCTGCAAGGATCAGTAGCCGTAAAACCGGTATCGTCAACGTTAATGGCGCATAGTTTTTCGGGCTGGTAACTGCTGCAACGGTCATACGCTACGTAAGAACCATCTACCTGCCGGTAAATAACTATACCGGCCACACCCGCGCCCGCAACATAGGCATAACCGCCCGGGGCGCTTAGTGCAGTGTAACGGGGATCTGTTTTTACTATTTTAACGTTTACCGGTACACGCGGAACTACATTTTCGATTTTACCGCACCCTGAAGATAGCAGGCAAATGATCAATAGCGCCGGTATAACTCTCATTTATATAATATCTGTTGTAAATTGTTTCAGGAAACGCACATCGTTCTCTGAAAATAAACGCAGATCGCGTATCACATATTTTAAGTTTGTAATACGTTCAATGCCCATACCAAAGGCAAAGCCTGTATATTTTTTACTATCGATGCCGCAATTCTCCAGAACGTTCGGGTCAACCATACCGCAGCCCAAAATCTCCACCCAGCCGCTGTATTTACACATGTTGCAGCCTGCGCCTTTACAAATAGTGCATGAAATATCCATTTCGGCGGACGGCTCGGTGAACGGAAAATATGAAGGGCGGAAACGCACCTTTGTACCTTCGCCATAAAGTTCCTGCACAAAGTGATACAACGTCTGTTTCAGATCAGAGAACGATACATTTTCATCAACATATAAACCCTCCACCTGGTGAAAAAAGCAATGCGCCCGGGCCGATATAGCCTCGTTACGGTAAACGCGGCCCGGCATAATGGCGCGGAACGGCGGTTTACCGTTCTCCATCATACGCACCTGTACCGACGAGGTATGGGTACGTAAAGCGATGTCGTCTGCACCATCCCCCTTGCGTATAAAGAAGGTATCCTGCATATCTCTTGCCGGGTGTTCCTGAGGGAAGTTAAGCGCCGAGAAGTTATGCCAGTCGTCCTCAATTTCGGGCCCTTCGGCAACTACAAAGCCCAAACGCTTAAATATATCAATGATCTCGTTACGTACCAGCGAAAGCGGATGGCGCGAGCCAACCTCAAAACCATCGCCGGGCAGCGTAAGGTCGATTTCGAATTTCGGATTTTCGATTTCGGATTTGAAACTTTCCTGTAGTTCCTGGTATTTAGCTTCGGTAAATTGCTTAAACTGGTTCAATACCTTACCAAAGGTACGCTTCTCTTCGGGGCCTACTGTTTTAAACTCTTCGAACAGGTCCTTTATCAACCCTTTGGTACCTAAATATTTTATACGGAACGCTTCCAGTTCATCAGCCTTAGCGGCGGTAAACGCCTTTATCTCGGCGGTATATTGATCTATCTTAGATTGCATTAACTTATCCCTTCAAAAATGTAACTACAAATATACGGCCTGATTATTTAATTACCCCTAATGCCTTGCCCACGCTGGTAAATGCCGCGATGGCCTTATCCAAATGTGCGACATCGTGAGCGGCCGAGATCTGCACACGGATACGTGCTTTACCCTGCGGCACAACCGGGTAGTAAAAGCCGATCACGTAGATGCCTTCTTCCAGCATTTTGGCGGCAAACTCCTGGGCCAGTTTGGCATCATACAGCATCACCGGCACAATAGGGTGCACACCTGGTTTTATATCAAAGCCCGCGGCGGTCATTTTTTCGCGGAAGTATTTGGTGTTGCTCTCCAGCTTATCGCGCAGGTCGGTGGTTTCGCTCAGCATATCCAATACAGCTATTGATGCACCGGTAATGGCCGGGGCCAGGGTATTGCTAAACAAATATGGCCTTGAGCGCTGGCGCAGCATATCGATAATTTCCTTACGGCCCGATGTAAATCCACCCGATGCGCCACCTAAAGCTTTACCCAATGTACCGGTAATGATATCTATTTTACCCATCACATTATGGTGCTCATGCGTTCCGCGGCCGGTTTTGCCCATAAAACCGCTGCAGTGGCTCTCGTCTATCATCACCAGGGCGTTGTACTGCTCGGCAAGGGCGCAAATTGTATCAAGCTGGGCTATGGTGCCATCCATCGAGAATGCCCCATCAGTAACAATAATACGGTGACGAAGATCCTGCGTGGCTTTCAATTGGTCTTCCAGATCGGCCATGTCATCGTGCTTATAACGCTTGCGCTGTGCCTTGCAAAGGCGCACACCATCTATGATGGATGCATGGTTTAACTCATCAGAAATAATGGCATCCTGCTCATTAAATAACGGCTCAAAAACGCCCCCGTTCGCATCAAAAGCGGCCGCGTAAAGTATGGTATCTTCCGTACCTAAAAATTCGGATATTTTTTGCTCGAGCTGTTTATGTATGTCCTGCGTACCGCAGATAAAACGTACGGATGATAAACCATATCCATGCGTATCCATAGTAGCCTTTGCCGCCGCAATTACTTTTGGGTGCGCCGAAAGGCCCAGATAATTGTTGGCGCAAAAATTTATAACCTCCTTACCGCCCTGCACGGTGATATCCGCACCCTGCGGCGAAGTAATGATTCTCTCGCGTTTATATAAACCGGCACTTTCAATATCGGCAAGTTCCTGCTGTAAAACCGGCTGCAATGTTTTATACATAATTACAATTGTTAAAGCCCAAAATTAAACAATAACCTGTAATTGAACGGTTATGCAAAACATTTTATATAAATTACGTGTAGCATCAAACATTTTACCCACAGATGCTATTAAACGTAAAATTCCTTGTATGAGAAGATACCTACCTGTTATTATACTTATTCTTGTGTCGTTAAGCACTTCGGCGCAGCAATATGTATTATCGGGACTTATTACCGGGCCTAAAGGCGAACCCGTGGGTTTTACATCGGTATATATTCGCAACTCTACTTACGGAACAACGGCAAACGAAGAGGGCCGCTATCAATTTAAGCTAAGCCCGGGTACTTATAACGTTACCTACCGTTTTACCGGTTATACACAACAAACCGAAAGCATTACAATTACCGACCACGACGAGGTACACAACGTACAGCTTGCCAACGAGGTTTTTAAATTCAGCGCGGTATCTGACAAATGGAAACAAAACCTGGACCCCGGCGACACCATAATGCGTATGGCTATTGCCAAGCGCAGGCAACACCTGGAAGAAGTTAACAGCTACTCCTGCTCGGTATATATTAAAGCGGTACAGCGGCTGTTAAGCTCGCCAAAATCGTTAACAAGCAAAGCGGTTACCCAGGCTTTAGACCTTGACTCCAACGGGCGGGGAATACTTTACCAGTCTGAATTATTGTCGGCTTTTAATTTCGAACGGCCAAATAAAATCAAAGAGATCACTATAGCTTCACGGGAGGCGGGTGTAAATACGGCTTTCAACTACAGTAAAGGATCAGACCTGCAGGTTAATTTTTACAACGATGTATTTAAGATAAATGGCTTAAGCACCCGTGGTTACATTTCACCGCTCGCTTCTGATGCGTTTAGTTATTATGATTACAGGTTAGTGGGTAGTTCTGTGCAAAACGGGCTTACCATTGATAAGATAGAAATTATACCAAAGCGTGCGCATGGCATGTATTTTCAGGGAAACATATATATAGTGGAGGGTGAATGGCGTATTTATAGCGCCGACCTTTACCTGACCAATACCATGAGCAGCCTTAACCTGGTTGATACTATGCGTATAAGCCAGCAATACATCCCCATTACCGACAGTGTTTGGATGCCTGCTGCTGTACAATTTAATTTTAAAGGGTCGGTATTAGGCTTTAAGTTCGGCGGCTATTATGAGGGGATTTTTAACAATTATAAAATTAATCCAAAATTCCCCGATGGATTTTTTAACGGTGAAATATTACGCATAGATACCGCTGCGAACAGCAAACCTTCGGGTTATTGGGATACGCATCGCCTGTTACCCTTAACGCGGCTGGAAAAACGCGACTATGAAAAGAAAGACAGCATTGCAGCTTACAAAAAAACCGACAGGTATTTAGATTCGCTGCAGCACGAGAAGAATGGCATAAACTACCCCGGATATCTGATATTTGGATATGATGCCAGTAGCCGCGACGAACGCGATTCGCTTCATGTTTTTCCGTTTCTGCAAACGTTTTATTACAACACGGTTGAAGGGTTTGGAATTAATGCTAAAGTACGGTACACCCACATTATAGACGACTGGCACTCGTACAGCATTACACCGGCCCTGCGTTATGGGTTTTCAAATAAACTTTTCAGTGCAAATGTGCATGCAGAATATTTAAATGACCCGTTCCATAACGCCAAACTCTATACAGACTCAGGAAGCGATGTGCTTGACCTTAATAACGTGGGTACCCGGTCCTTATATTTTAATACTTTAAGCACCTTACTGTACGAAAACAACTACGTAAAATACTATCGCTCTAAATATGGCGGCTTTGGCTATCAGCGCGAATTGTGGAACGGCGTATTATGGACTGCCGGTTTAAACTACGCCAGCCGTACACAATTGTACAACACCGCCTTTGGGCATATAAGGGATGTAAAAAATAAAGATTACACATCTAATAACCCCCTTGTGCCTGATTCGGTACCACCTACAGATCGTACTTTCTTATTCCCCCAGAACCAGGCGCTAACGTTCAGCACTTCGGTTACCTTTACGTTCGATCAGCAATACATCACCAGGCCAACAGGTAAGTTTAACCTGCCATCAAAATATCCTACCCTAACCATTAATTACCGCAAAGGGATAAATGGCGTGTTTGGGTCGGATGTGAATTACGATTTTGCATCGGCGGATATATCGCAAAACAACCTGCGCATTGGCCTCAGCGGATTTTCGTCGTTTAAATTAGTAGGGGGCGATTATTTTAACAGGCGAAGATTGTACTACATGGATTTTTATCATTTTTTGGGTAACCAGGGCACTACCTTTGATCCAACGTACATAGGCAGTTTTCATTTCCTGCCTTTTTATCAGTTCAGCACAGGCGGTGCATTCTTCGAGGCGCATTACCAGCATAATTTTGCCGGGGCGATATTAAGTAAGGTGCCATTTGTCCGCAAGCTAAAACTCGAAGAAGTAATTGGCGCCAATTTTTTAACAACAAAAGAAAACCCTAATTACCGTGAATTTTATGTTGGCGTTCAACGCCTGATCTTCCGGGTAGACTACGGTATATCGTATGCAGGCAACAAAAAATACCTGCAGGGCTTCAGGATATTTTACGGGATCAGATAGAGAGTTGAAAGTCTAAAGTTCAAAGTCAAAAGTTAATCTTACATACTTTCGACTTTGAACTTTGAACTTTTTACTACATTTGCGCCTCATTTAACACCGTTTGCAGCGGTATCAATGAATGTTATGGCAAAATACAACACACTACTTTACTATTGTTATTCTACAATAGCCGATGGCGAGCAATTTGCGGCCGATCATTTAAAATTTTGTAAAAGCTTAGGTTTAACCGGGCGCATCATTGTTGCCGACGAAGGTTTGAATGGTACCGTATCGGGAACCGAAGAGTCGTGCAGGATCTATATGGATACCTTGCATGCTGATGAGCGTTTCGCAGGTATCGATTTTAAAATAGACGAGGTGGATGAGCCTTCGTTTGTGAAGTTGCACTGCCGTTATAAATCAGAGATAGTTCATTCAGGCCTGCGCGACCCAAATATCATCAACCCGCAAAAACAAACGGGCAAACATCTGGAGCCGAAAGAATTTTTGGCCATGAAAGACCGCGATGATGTGTTGATACTGGATGTGCGCTCCAACTACGAACACTCACTTGGCAAATTCAAGAATGCCGTGACGCTGGACATCGAGAACTTCCGCGATTTCCCCGCCATGATCAACGAATTGGCCCAATACAAGGATAAAAAGATACTTACCTATTGTACCGGAGGCATAAAATGCGAAAAGGCATCGGCCTTGTTGCTGCACGAAGGATTTAGCGATGTTTACCAGTTACACGGCGGTATTATAAAATATGGTAAGGAAACCGGCGGCCAGGATTTTGAAGGCAAATGCTACGTGTTTGATAACCGCCTTTCGGTTGATGTAAACAGCGTTAACCCGGTTGTGATATCCACCTGCCGTAATTGCGGTAAAACCACTCCTAAAATGATCAATTGCGCCAACCCCGAATGCAACGAGCATTTTACCCAGTGCGATGAGTGCGGCGTAAAAATGGATGGCTGCTGCAGCGATGCCTGCCAGGCGCACCCGCGCAGGCGCGTTTACGACGGCACGGGCTATTATGTAAAAGTGCCGCAACCCATCAACACAGCTAAAAAGGGCACTGTACAAGTGGCAGAATAGTTGGCAGGCACCACACTGTTTATTCAGCGGCAAATTGTATTTTCGTACAAATACACCGGGCCACTTAACATGCGTAAACATTTCCTGTTCGCAATATTCTTATTTACCAGTATATGGGCTCACCCTGCCGATATAAAAAGCATTGGCGTGCCGTATGTGCAAAACTATACCAAAGCGCAGTATCAATCGGGTAATCAAAATTGGTCGGTAACGCGCGATGAGCATGGCATCATGTACTTCGGCAACGATGAAGGCCTGCTATCGTTCGATGGTAAGTACTGGCAGCTCAACCGTATGCCAAACGGTCTTATCGTACGATCGGCAGCTGCCGATGGCAGGGGTAAAATATACTCGGGTGGATTTGGTGAATTTGGCTATTGGGAGAACAACAAAAAAGGTTTTCTTAAATATCACTCGCTTATCAGCCTTGTTCCAAAACAATTTCAACCT includes:
- the pheS gene encoding phenylalanine--tRNA ligase subunit alpha, which gives rise to MQSKIDQYTAEIKAFTAAKADELEAFRIKYLGTKGLIKDLFEEFKTVGPEEKRTFGKVLNQFKQFTEAKYQELQESFKSEIENPKFEIDLTLPGDGFEVGSRHPLSLVRNEIIDIFKRLGFVVAEGPEIEDDWHNFSALNFPQEHPARDMQDTFFIRKGDGADDIALRTHTSSVQVRMMENGKPPFRAIMPGRVYRNEAISARAHCFFHQVEGLYVDENVSFSDLKQTLYHFVQELYGEGTKVRFRPSYFPFTEPSAEMDISCTICKGAGCNMCKYSGWVEILGCGMVDPNVLENCGIDSKKYTGFAFGMGIERITNLKYVIRDLRLFSENDVRFLKQFTTDII
- a CDS encoding rhodanese-related sulfurtransferase; the protein is MAKYNTLLYYCYSTIADGEQFAADHLKFCKSLGLTGRIIVADEGLNGTVSGTEESCRIYMDTLHADERFAGIDFKIDEVDEPSFVKLHCRYKSEIVHSGLRDPNIINPQKQTGKHLEPKEFLAMKDRDDVLILDVRSNYEHSLGKFKNAVTLDIENFRDFPAMINELAQYKDKKILTYCTGGIKCEKASALLLHEGFSDVYQLHGGIIKYGKETGGQDFEGKCYVFDNRLSVDVNSVNPVVISTCRNCGKTTPKMINCANPECNEHFTQCDECGVKMDGCCSDACQAHPRRRVYDGTGYYVKVPQPINTAKKGTVQVAE
- a CDS encoding DUF5686 family protein: MRRYLPVIILILVSLSTSAQQYVLSGLITGPKGEPVGFTSVYIRNSTYGTTANEEGRYQFKLSPGTYNVTYRFTGYTQQTESITITDHDEVHNVQLANEVFKFSAVSDKWKQNLDPGDTIMRMAIAKRRQHLEEVNSYSCSVYIKAVQRLLSSPKSLTSKAVTQALDLDSNGRGILYQSELLSAFNFERPNKIKEITIASREAGVNTAFNYSKGSDLQVNFYNDVFKINGLSTRGYISPLASDAFSYYDYRLVGSSVQNGLTIDKIEIIPKRAHGMYFQGNIYIVEGEWRIYSADLYLTNTMSSLNLVDTMRISQQYIPITDSVWMPAAVQFNFKGSVLGFKFGGYYEGIFNNYKINPKFPDGFFNGEILRIDTAANSKPSGYWDTHRLLPLTRLEKRDYEKKDSIAAYKKTDRYLDSLQHEKNGINYPGYLIFGYDASSRDERDSLHVFPFLQTFYYNTVEGFGINAKVRYTHIIDDWHSYSITPALRYGFSNKLFSANVHAEYLNDPFHNAKLYTDSGSDVLDLNNVGTRSLYFNTLSTLLYENNYVKYYRSKYGGFGYQRELWNGVLWTAGLNYASRTQLYNTAFGHIRDVKNKDYTSNNPLVPDSVPPTDRTFLFPQNQALTFSTSVTFTFDQQYITRPTGKFNLPSKYPTLTINYRKGINGVFGSDVNYDFASADISQNNLRIGLSGFSSFKLVGGDYFNRRRLYYMDFYHFLGNQGTTFDPTYIGSFHFLPFYQFSTGGAFFEAHYQHNFAGAILSKVPFVRKLKLEEVIGANFLTTKENPNYREFYVGVQRLIFRVDYGISYAGNKKYLQGFRIFYGIR
- the kbl gene encoding glycine C-acetyltransferase; its protein translation is MYKTLQPVLQQELADIESAGLYKRERIITSPQGADITVQGGKEVINFCANNYLGLSAHPKVIAAAKATMDTHGYGLSSVRFICGTQDIHKQLEQKISEFLGTEDTILYAAAFDANGGVFEPLFNEQDAIISDELNHASIIDGVRLCKAQRKRYKHDDMADLEDQLKATQDLRHRIIVTDGAFSMDGTIAQLDTICALAEQYNALVMIDESHCSGFMGKTGRGTHEHHNVMGKIDIITGTLGKALGGASGGFTSGRKEIIDMLRQRSRPYLFSNTLAPAITGASIAVLDMLSETTDLRDKLESNTKYFREKMTAAGFDIKPGVHPIVPVMLYDAKLAQEFAAKMLEEGIYVIGFYYPVVPQGKARIRVQISAAHDVAHLDKAIAAFTSVGKALGVIK